The Antechinus flavipes isolate AdamAnt ecotype Samford, QLD, Australia chromosome 4, AdamAnt_v2, whole genome shotgun sequence genomic interval GGACTAATGCAACTTGGTTGAGAGCCAAGGCACCTGCTGTCCTAGGAGGAGAAGGATGCTGCCATCTAAGGAAACGTTCAGGCTAAAAAGGACTCCCAAGGTTGCTGAAGGCTTTGTTGAGTGACTTGTGGATATCTCCAATAACTTGTATGGAGAATTCAGGGATTCCCTCTTCTAAAGGAATTTTCTGAGCATTCCTGAAAGAAGAAGAGCCCAAAGGGAGCACCTGTAGTTTGAGGCATCCCAGGGATGCTGACTTCACATTGACTATGCTCCTCTGGGTTTGAATTTGGTGTCTTCCTTAGTGACTCCTTTGGGCAATTTCCCTGGACCTTAGTTTCCCTTCCCAAAGTGGGTTGGATCAGAGTGGCAGAATGAGGTTATAGAAAACACACTGGATTGAGAGTctgaggatctgggttcaaatatcatcttCAACCACTATCTGGGtgctcttgggcaagtcacttgacttgaATCTTGAGCCTCAGtatcctcctctgtaaaacgagGAGGTTGGAGATATGATGACTATGGTTTCTTCCAATTTGACATCTGTGCATCTGTCGTTTCTAAGGCCCTTGCTCTCTTAGTTCTTCTGCTCTGACATTTCTAATCCATCCTATGCCCAAGACCAAGTTCTGGGGTTGCTGTCCCTGTTTCAGGTCCCTAAGGTTTCCTTCTTCCTAGTCTCCACATGGGTGAGAGCATGGGTAGGTGAGGGGCTGTGTTGTAGAAGGGGGGCAAGTTCCAGCTCATCCAACTCCTACTTAACTCCTGCCTGTTCCCTGAAGCAACCTCAGAGCAATTATCTTGGTGAGATGGAAGAGGAGCAGTTAGGGAGGGAGGGTCTGGATGGAGAGGCGCCAATATTGGTTGCCTCTGGGTAGGAAAAACCTGTCTCATAAACTTGGCTTCATGTGTGACAGTTAAGGCTAGAGGGGGCATGGGTTGGAGGAAAGGGTCTGTTTTTCTGATATCCATGAAAAACAATCTATAGGGAGAGAGGATGATCTAGTTCTCTGGGATCTAGTCTGTCTCTGCTACCTCCCCCCCAGCTCACCCTTGCCCTCTGTCTGCCCCTCTCAGATCCTCACGGCCACTGTGGACAACGCCAACATCCTTCTGCAGATTGATAATGCCCGCCTGGCTGCTGATGACTTCCGAACCAAGTGAGTCATGGGCTGGGTTTGGAGCATCTTGTCATTTATATCTCTGTCTCCTATGTGTAAGTTGGAGGGGGGTGGTCTGTGGCCTCACAATCAGACATTCATTCAGAGGGAATTACCAACGAGCACCCCCAGATTGACCTATTTCTGAGATTTTTAGTAGGGTTTTTGGGCCAAAGAGGGGGAACCTTACAGGGTAGAGTTTGGTGCTTTTCTGCCAGTAgcttttatggttttttttttttctcattaaaatttttttttattgtagctttttatttacaaaacatatacacaagtaatttttcaacactgaccctggcaaaaccttctgcaaattttcccttccttccccccaccccttcccctcaggtattccaatacatgttacaatagatgttaaatccactatatatgtacatatccatataattatcttgctgcacaagaaaaattgaatctagaaagaaaaaaaaaaccctgagaaggaaaataaaaacagcaacTTTTATGTTAATGGGATCCCTGGAACTGCCTGAAAGattcaggaagagaaaaagaaatgaaggagggaaaagaaagatagcATGAGAAGAAAGTGGCATTTCAGAAGGAAAAGACCTTTGGTTATGGATTCAGAAAATCTGGGGTTGAATTCTAGCTTTATTTATTacttgtgtaactttgggcaaattgtTTAAACACTCTGggtcctcatctgtgaaatgactCAATTTCTAAAGGTCCTTCAACCTTTAAATCCTTTTATCTTATGAGAGGAGAGAGATGGCTAAGACATAGTTCTTTCATAACCCCCGCCCACCAATCACCTCAGTTACCTAGAATCCATAGGCGACATCattcctgcctcagttcctatagtccttcTTCATTAACTATTCCTGCTGGGGTCCTTGTTTCTTGTGTTCTAGAGAAGGCTCAGTTTCTAGAGACACTGTGCAtatcttcttgacctctctggtTCCTGTTGCAGGTATGAGACAGAGCTGGCCCTGCGCACCAGTGTGGAGGCTGACATCAATGGCCTGCGCAGAGTGCTGGATGAGTTGACTCTGTCCAGGGCTGACCTGGAGATGCAGATTGAAAACCTGAAGGAGGAGCTGGCTTACCTTAGGAAGAATCATGATGAGGTGAGCCTAAATTAGAGGCAGTGGAGCCCAAGAAAGAGTGAAATGGAGGGTCATGTGAAATGCAGGAGCTCTGAATCtcttaagaaaactggaaaaacctTAGCGTTGGGAGACCTCCATCCTGTGTGGAGAGATGGAAGCTGAGCTGAGAGTTAGAAGCCATATATCCTCTGCCAAGCAGATAGAACAGACTGGGCCTGTCTTAGGGAGCCACTGGTTTCAGCCCCAGAGCTGAGAGTCCTAGTGTGCTACAGGGTTAAAAGAGGCAGTGTGGAATAATGGGAAGTGATGGATGGCCTTGGAGGCAAGCAAGAACCATGAGTTTAAAGCAGacttcaggcatttactagctatgtcattAAGCAAGTctctttgtgactcagtttcctatatcTAAGCTGAGAGGGCTGGACTCAGTGATCCTGAACTTTCAATTTAAGGCAGTTAAGTAGAGTAGTGGGTACAATGCTGGGCTTGgatccagaagacctgagttcagttcCAACTTCAGCAATTTACTAGCTGTTTAAGTCACTTATCTTCTCTCCTTAATTTCCTCAGCTATCAAATGAGGGCAGCATCTATCTCACAACTGATTTATTATCAAGATCAGCTGAGATGACATATGCAATGTGCTTTTCAAACCTTagagagctatataaatgttattattatcattattatcctcTGAAAAATTGTTGGAATTGGAATCCTAGGTCCAAATCTCCAAGCTtctatttactatttgtgtgatatTGGATAAATAACAGTTTttttctaggcttcagtttcctaatttgtaaaatgagggggttggactataTGGTTTTTGAAGAATCCCTTCCAGATGTGCTCTATGATTGTCCACAGGAGATGAATGCCCTTAGAGGCCAGGTGAGTGGAGAGATCAATGTGGAGATGGATGCAGCACCTGGTGTGGACCTGAGCCGAACCCTGGCTGAGATGCGTGACCAGTAtgagaagatggcagagaagaaCCGCAAGGATGCTGAGGATTGGTTCTTTAGCAAGGTGGGTACCAAACTGGGGCTCTTTCCAGGGGTTTATATGTACTTAAGGAAGGGGAGGTTAAGGTTAAGAAAGGgaatcttcattatttttctttagggaAGGAGAGGACCTCAGAGCCCTGAGATGCTCTGCTGATGCTCTAGCCTTGTGGGATCTGATTCTGGCCTGTTTTATGAAGGGTGGCCCACCCTTTGGGGTGTAGAGAGGTGGACCAAGAGCCCTGAACTCAGACTGTAGTGAGTGGACTCAGGATGATTCCTTCTAAATTTGTTCCTTCTACTCCTCTCTAGACTGAAGAACTGAACCGAGAAGTAGCCACCAACAGTGAACTCCTACAGAGTGGCAAGAGTGAGATCTCTGAGCTCCGCCGAAGTGTTCAAGCCCTGGAGATTGAGCTGCAGTCCCAGCTCAGCATGGTAAGTACCCTGTGCTTGGTGCCCCATGGTAAGTGTCTCCAGCTCTAGCTTATAGACTAGACATAGGTGATGGATAGAAAGATTGGTTTGGAGCCAGGAAAATTAGTCCTAGCATGATGTagtggaaaaaaagagacagtatGATATAGGTCTGGATTCCAGCCCCATCctaaatactagctgtgtgatctctctgggactcagtttcctcacctataaaataaggacTCTAGACTTGTTGCccactaaggtcctttccaactctaaatctatcatcctatgaGCTACATGGGAGGATGGAGAACAAGCTGatgattctctcttcctctttcctcctatAGAAAGCCTCCCTGGAGGGCAGTCTGGCTGAGACAGAGAGCCGCTACTGCGTCCAGCTGTCCCAGATCCAGGGGCTCATCAGCAGTGTTGAGGAGCAGCTGGCTCAGCTCCGCTGTGAGATGGAGCAGCAAAACCAAGAGTACAAGGTCCTCTTGGATGTGAAGACTCGGCTGGAGCAGGAGATCGCCACCTACCGCCGCCTGCTGGAGGGAGAGGATGCCCAGTGAGTGACCAGGCAGTGAGATGGCCTGAGGGGGTGAAGGTGGTGGGTGAAAGGCCAATGGTGAGAGCTGGGAATGAGGGCAGCTCCCGGGACATCACCATCCATCAGAGACTTTGAGCCCTGATGTGTGGCAAAATAAACACCTTGTTATTGGTAGAGCAGAATCTTCTGGTGTTAAAAATGTGTGCCTTTGTCAAAAACagttaaaaagaagtaaaatgtcCCTTTCTGGGCTTTCTCTATTAGTTTTATCTTTATGATAGCTGCCCATTCTGTATCCCTTCCTGTGACCCCTGTGGAAACAGTGGGATGCGAATCTGAGGAGGAGGGGACAggttcatttgattttgaggagTTTCAAAATTCTAAATTCCAAGTACCCACatctaatatattctttttttttctcttctcccacagCCTGTCTCAGTACAAACCTAAAGAACGTAAGTACAGTAACTGCTGGAAAGGAGGGTAGGGAAACATTTTGGACACTGGGCACATCTGTAGAGGTTCAGTAGGTGTTTGTACAGTTATGTCCAGGTAGCATTAGAAACCAAGACAAAACCACAATGACAAGGCAGGAAAATAGAGGAATCATTAGTCAATCATCTTTTATGGTCACTGAAGCCACAGCCAGACAGGCC includes:
- the LOC127560152 gene encoding keratin, type I cytoskeletal 17, encoding MATTTTIRQYTTSSSIKGSSGLGGGSSRASCRAPGSSFGSVSSSRLVSGGGLGGGYGGSCYSGNYSFSSGLGGSYGSSFGSVDGLLAGGEKATMQNLNDRLASYLDKVRALEEANTDLELKIRDWYQKQAPGPAKDYSGYYQTIEDLKNKILTATVDNANILLQIDNARLAADDFRTKYETELALRTSVEADINGLRRVLDELTLSRADLEMQIENLKEELAYLRKNHDEEMNALRGQVSGEINVEMDAAPGVDLSRTLAEMRDQYEKMAEKNRKDAEDWFFSKTEELNREVATNSELLQSGKSEISELRRSVQALEIELQSQLSMKASLEGSLAETESRYCVQLSQIQGLISSVEEQLAQLRCEMEQQNQEYKVLLDVKTRLEQEIATYRRLLEGEDAHLSQYKPKEPVTTRQVRTIVEEVQDGKVISSREQVHQSTR